From a single Sulfolobus sp. E5-1-F genomic region:
- a CDS encoding PIG-L deacetylase family protein yields MGSRLLIIAAHLGDFVWRASGVIAKYAKQGKPVQIVTLTYGEKGESPLAWRQGAKSVEEVKKIRRQEGECASRALGNVPIEYLDWGDHPLIINDERMLTIANIIRKFAPDVIITHGPDDKLRPDHITTANAVLSAVRLAAIDGLKLDYPPVPEPRVFGFDPHVGDQAGFYPHVYVNITDVYEAKQKAMSCLESQRHEVEYYALRDQLRGLQTRRFGWKNYFKYAEAFYMYSPIIGEDLP; encoded by the coding sequence ATGGGGTCTAGATTGTTAATAATAGCCGCACACCTAGGGGATTTCGTATGGAGAGCATCTGGAGTAATAGCCAAATACGCAAAACAAGGTAAACCAGTTCAAATCGTTACCCTAACCTATGGAGAGAAAGGAGAATCCCCACTAGCGTGGAGACAAGGAGCCAAGTCAGTAGAAGAAGTTAAGAAGATAAGAAGACAAGAGGGAGAGTGCGCTTCAAGAGCACTAGGAAATGTACCAATAGAATACCTAGACTGGGGAGATCACCCACTAATTATAAATGATGAAAGAATGCTCACGATCGCAAACATTATCAGAAAATTCGCACCAGACGTCATAATAACTCACGGCCCAGACGATAAACTAAGACCAGACCACATAACCACTGCAAACGCAGTACTCTCAGCAGTAAGACTTGCCGCAATAGATGGGCTTAAATTAGACTATCCTCCAGTACCAGAACCCAGAGTGTTCGGTTTCGATCCACATGTTGGGGATCAAGCTGGCTTCTACCCTCACGTATACGTAAATATAACAGACGTTTATGAGGCTAAGCAGAAGGCTATGAGTTGTCTAGAATCTCAAAGGCACGAGGTTGAATACTACGCTTTGAGGGATCAGTTAAGAGGATTACAAACTAGAAGATTTGGGTGGAAGAACTACTTTAAGTACGCTGAAGCCTTCTATATGTATAGTCCTATAATTGGGGAGGATTTACCGTGA
- a CDS encoding MFS transporter: MAKDTSISGEGEIEVSPKEVRNVFLISSIGNLIDYYDFFVADIAAALVWPSLFISPVVSNNPNLALAISLATYGIAFLARPLGAFIFGHLGDKIGRQSTLVLTLLLSFIGVLGIALLPPIGLAAVILLFVLRFIVGLGFGGEWGGGATWYSEFAYKMGSLGTYSALYNIMGQMGIVAASLGFTALSLLLPEPAIVSWGWRLLFYIAAIVLVAGAIVRYLFRESPVFLKLKKKAQVARYPAAEVLRRYGGKVLLLAGSWFYITAIMSGITVAFSVSYIVTLAKGGLIGGLPSPAVASLGGAIGFIVALWTATLAAGILLDKKKIRSPKVVFYISTTASAIAVPIFFILANTLSLPLIMIAYIILVTATVPSTAVQAYWYTKEFETKYRVSGAGLAYQFGGLFSGIYTTFVLPPIIALAPSILQSWPYVAASAAAVSMISLICTILVKETKGDDKELYER; the protein is encoded by the coding sequence ATGGCTAAGGATACGTCTATATCGGGAGAAGGGGAAATAGAAGTAAGTCCAAAAGAGGTAAGAAACGTATTCCTAATATCTAGCATAGGGAATCTCATTGACTACTATGATTTCTTCGTGGCAGATATTGCTGCAGCACTAGTTTGGCCTTCATTGTTTATTAGTCCAGTTGTTTCAAACAATCCAAATCTTGCACTCGCAATAAGTCTAGCAACTTATGGAATAGCCTTTCTCGCAAGACCTTTAGGGGCTTTTATTTTCGGCCACTTAGGAGATAAAATTGGTAGACAGTCGACTCTTGTTTTAACTTTACTGCTATCATTTATAGGCGTTCTCGGTATCGCGTTATTGCCACCAATAGGACTAGCAGCAGTTATACTACTGTTTGTATTGAGATTCATAGTGGGATTAGGTTTTGGAGGAGAATGGGGAGGAGGTGCCACGTGGTATAGTGAATTCGCATATAAAATGGGTAGCTTGGGAACCTACAGTGCCTTATATAACATAATGGGGCAGATGGGTATTGTCGCTGCTTCACTTGGATTCACAGCCCTCTCATTATTATTGCCTGAACCCGCTATCGTTAGTTGGGGATGGAGATTGTTGTTTTACATTGCAGCGATAGTGCTAGTCGCTGGTGCCATAGTGAGATACCTCTTTAGAGAAAGTCCAGTATTCTTAAAACTGAAGAAAAAGGCTCAAGTAGCAAGATACCCAGCTGCCGAGGTTCTTAGACGTTATGGAGGAAAGGTACTACTGCTTGCGGGTAGTTGGTTCTATATAACTGCAATAATGAGTGGAATAACTGTAGCTTTCTCGGTTTCATACATAGTGACATTGGCTAAAGGAGGTCTTATAGGAGGTTTACCATCTCCAGCAGTAGCCTCATTAGGAGGTGCTATAGGGTTTATAGTAGCATTGTGGACTGCTACCTTAGCTGCTGGTATTTTATTAGATAAAAAGAAAATAAGGTCACCAAAAGTAGTCTTTTACATATCAACAACTGCTAGCGCAATAGCAGTTCCAATATTCTTCATACTTGCAAATACTTTGAGTTTACCATTAATAATGATAGCTTACATAATCCTAGTAACCGCTACAGTTCCCTCAACTGCAGTTCAAGCATATTGGTATACAAAAGAATTTGAAACTAAATACAGAGTATCAGGTGCTGGGTTAGCTTATCAATTTGGAGGACTGTTCTCCGGAATCTATACGACTTTTGTCTTGCCTCCAATAATAGCATTAGCACCCTCTATTTTGCAATCATGGCCTTATGTTGCGGCTAGTGCTGCTGCCGTTTCAATGATCAGTTTAATCTGTACTATTTTGGTGAAGGAAACTAAAGGTGATGATAAGGAGTTATATGAAAGGTAA
- a CDS encoding hydroxyacid dehydrogenase has product MSSHKLKVLVERSIFESNSEKVKKYLEELKELADVEAIDPYASRDEWLSKIKDVIAIINRKAKLDKEILQHANYLRLIARTGVGVDETRIDLDEAKRRGIIITYNPGVNSPSVVELTFLLALALMRKLTRIYDLVKGGKWVEAQGILGWELYGKTMGIIGLGNIGKRVARVAKAFEMRVIGYDPYVIEKPAEVDEMAELRSLLSISDVVTLHIPLTKETKGLIGRKELLLMKKNAIIINTSRGGIIDEEALYEALVNKTIAGAGLDVLSVEPPLETNPLLKLENVIITPHIGGVTAEAFERGAENAILEVMRFLKGEPLKNVFKY; this is encoded by the coding sequence ATGAGCTCACATAAGCTCAAAGTCCTCGTTGAAAGAAGTATTTTTGAATCTAATTCAGAAAAAGTTAAAAAATATCTGGAAGAACTAAAGGAATTAGCAGATGTAGAGGCAATAGATCCTTATGCATCAAGGGATGAATGGTTGTCAAAGATTAAGGATGTTATTGCTATAATAAATAGGAAGGCTAAACTCGATAAGGAAATCCTTCAACATGCCAATTATTTGAGGCTTATTGCGAGAACTGGAGTCGGAGTTGACGAGACTAGGATTGATCTTGATGAAGCCAAGAGGAGGGGTATAATAATAACCTATAATCCGGGTGTAAACTCCCCATCAGTTGTCGAACTGACTTTCCTATTGGCATTAGCATTAATGAGAAAACTAACGAGGATTTATGATTTGGTAAAAGGTGGAAAATGGGTTGAAGCTCAAGGTATATTGGGTTGGGAGTTATATGGAAAGACCATGGGCATTATAGGTTTAGGAAATATAGGCAAGAGGGTGGCTAGAGTAGCTAAGGCCTTTGAAATGAGGGTAATAGGATATGATCCCTACGTAATTGAGAAACCTGCAGAGGTTGATGAAATGGCAGAGTTGAGAAGTTTACTTTCCATCAGCGACGTTGTTACTCTTCATATACCGTTAACTAAGGAGACTAAGGGGCTCATTGGTAGGAAAGAACTATTATTAATGAAGAAAAATGCCATAATTATAAACACTAGTAGGGGTGGTATAATAGATGAGGAAGCACTGTATGAGGCACTAGTCAATAAAACAATTGCTGGTGCAGGGTTGGATGTTTTGAGTGTAGAACCTCCCCTTGAAACAAATCCTTTGCTGAAGCTGGAGAACGTTATTATAACTCCTCACATAGGTGGTGTTACAGCCGAGGCGTTTGAAAGGGGTGCGGAAAACGCAATTTTAGAGGTTATGAGGTTCTTAAAAGGAGAGCCCCTTAAGAACGTATTCAAATATTGA
- a CDS encoding xanthine dehydrogenase family protein molybdopterin-binding subunit — MKLKEHYEVITGKSTYLDDINLKDTVYLGIVRSSYARARIVDISKPSKALLFLTSKELKALLPATPVQNANIVKMPVLADGMVNFYGQPIAAVVVEDRYETEDIVEEVKIDYEVLQPVVTIQDSLKGNIVIHQGLKSNIALDQELKGGELSLAKDADVVVEREIYQERIPGNPMEPRGILAYYDGDRLLVYASTQSAFRVRNNLQEALGIPPDKITVIAPPNVGGGFGSKLNSPAEYIIAAYASMKLRKPVKWIETRYEHLIGLSQGRGVFGKVKLYGKKDGTLLGIEGEITLNLGAYAYAISLTTPSFIASNLTGPYTMKFARVRAIGVYTNLPPYVIYRGAGRPEATLFHETLIEDFAEKIGMDSIEIRRKNMVKEAYVTPLGLKLDKAGYAQVFEKGVELYKRLKEIYKDKGIGVAFFAELIRTSPGEGAKVRVGKGKVEVIVGSGHHGQAYQSSFSNLIQETFGIDGDKVIIRTGTTEGLKEGVGSYGSRAAAVGGSAIIEAFKALNKKLTELNISLKDAIEGNEIYEAEVYLKAEDIFTPSFHLAVVDIDKETYTPKVIGFYAVDDVGRILVKDEVEGQIVGGALQGISQVTLEAAEYDENGVPKFSSVNDVGLPTALESFREAEVYEVEVPSALSSGARGVGESGTIGGLAATFIALEKLLKVRFKRTPVTSSYINELIEGRE, encoded by the coding sequence ATGAAACTGAAGGAACATTATGAAGTCATTACTGGAAAATCTACATATCTTGACGACATCAACTTAAAAGATACCGTATACTTAGGGATAGTTAGATCATCCTATGCTAGGGCTAGAATAGTGGATATCTCAAAGCCCTCTAAAGCGTTACTTTTCCTTACTTCAAAGGAACTCAAAGCGTTACTCCCTGCAACTCCCGTACAAAATGCCAATATAGTGAAAATGCCAGTTCTAGCTGATGGTATGGTCAATTTTTATGGTCAACCAATAGCTGCTGTAGTAGTTGAAGATAGATATGAGACTGAGGATATAGTAGAAGAAGTTAAGATAGACTATGAAGTGCTGCAACCAGTTGTAACGATCCAAGACTCATTAAAGGGTAATATAGTAATTCACCAAGGACTAAAGTCGAATATTGCATTAGATCAAGAACTTAAGGGAGGAGAGCTATCACTTGCTAAGGACGCTGATGTCGTCGTTGAAAGGGAGATATATCAAGAGAGAATTCCGGGAAATCCAATGGAACCTAGAGGTATTTTAGCCTATTACGACGGGGATAGATTATTAGTTTACGCTTCAACTCAATCCGCTTTCAGAGTGAGAAATAATCTTCAAGAAGCCTTGGGGATTCCTCCCGATAAAATAACAGTTATTGCACCACCAAACGTTGGAGGAGGATTTGGTAGTAAACTTAACTCACCTGCAGAGTATATTATAGCCGCTTACGCATCAATGAAATTAAGAAAACCTGTAAAGTGGATAGAAACCAGATATGAACATTTAATAGGTCTATCTCAAGGTAGAGGTGTTTTTGGAAAAGTTAAATTATACGGAAAGAAGGACGGTACATTATTAGGTATAGAGGGTGAAATAACGTTAAATTTAGGAGCATATGCGTATGCTATATCGTTAACAACTCCCTCATTTATTGCGAGTAATTTGACTGGCCCATATACTATGAAGTTTGCGAGAGTTAGAGCAATTGGTGTTTACACGAACTTACCTCCTTATGTAATCTATAGGGGAGCTGGTAGACCTGAGGCTACTCTGTTTCATGAAACGCTGATCGAGGACTTTGCAGAGAAAATAGGGATGGATTCCATTGAGATTAGAAGAAAGAACATGGTTAAAGAAGCATATGTCACTCCGTTAGGGTTAAAATTGGATAAGGCGGGTTATGCACAAGTTTTCGAAAAGGGCGTGGAATTATATAAGAGACTTAAAGAGATTTATAAGGATAAAGGAATTGGAGTTGCGTTCTTTGCGGAACTAATTAGAACTTCGCCCGGCGAAGGAGCTAAGGTAAGGGTAGGTAAGGGTAAGGTGGAGGTAATAGTTGGTTCTGGACATCACGGTCAAGCTTATCAGTCTTCCTTTAGTAACCTAATTCAAGAAACCTTTGGAATTGATGGGGATAAGGTAATTATAAGAACTGGAACCACTGAGGGTCTCAAAGAGGGAGTAGGAAGTTATGGTAGTAGAGCTGCTGCTGTAGGAGGATCTGCCATAATTGAGGCATTCAAGGCTTTGAACAAGAAGCTCACAGAGTTAAATATTTCATTAAAGGACGCAATTGAAGGTAATGAGATATATGAGGCTGAGGTTTACCTAAAAGCAGAAGATATCTTCACTCCTAGCTTCCATTTAGCTGTGGTTGATATTGATAAGGAAACTTACACGCCTAAAGTTATAGGGTTTTACGCTGTAGATGATGTGGGAAGGATTTTAGTAAAGGATGAGGTTGAAGGACAAATCGTGGGCGGAGCGTTACAAGGGATATCCCAGGTTACGTTAGAAGCTGCTGAATACGACGAGAATGGAGTACCGAAGTTCAGTTCAGTGAATGATGTTGGATTACCAACAGCTTTGGAGTCATTTAGGGAAGCTGAAGTTTACGAAGTTGAGGTACCTTCAGCGTTAAGTAGCGGTGCTAGAGGAGTAGGGGAATCTGGTACAATAGGGGGATTAGCTGCGACGTTCATAGCATTGGAGAAGCTTCTAAAAGTTAGGTTTAAGAGGACCCCTGTCACTTCTTCCTACATTAATGAGTTAATAGAAGGGAGGGAATGA
- a CDS encoding GlcG/HbpS family heme-binding protein: protein MISAPRLTLDEAKILIEGGELKAKELGISVNIAIVDDEGYLIAFHRMDDARIIGIETAINKAFTSALSRRPTRVYSESAQPGKPSYGIQNMFNGRFTILKGGLPIEVDGKVIGGIGVGGAYSSDQDEEIARAALNYLKSKTGLNVNTNV, encoded by the coding sequence ATGATAAGTGCTCCAAGGCTAACGCTAGATGAGGCTAAGATTTTAATTGAAGGAGGAGAATTAAAGGCAAAGGAATTAGGGATTAGTGTCAATATAGCAATTGTTGATGACGAAGGATACTTAATAGCATTTCATAGAATGGACGATGCTAGAATCATTGGTATAGAAACGGCCATTAATAAAGCATTCACATCTGCACTCTCGAGGAGACCTACCAGAGTTTACTCTGAGAGTGCCCAGCCGGGAAAGCCCTCCTATGGGATTCAAAACATGTTTAATGGCAGATTCACAATCTTAAAGGGAGGTTTACCAATAGAAGTTGATGGAAAAGTTATAGGAGGTATAGGAGTAGGGGGAGCCTATTCTTCTGATCAAGATGAGGAAATAGCTAGGGCAGCATTGAATTATCTTAAAAGTAAAACTGGACTAAATGTGAACACTAATGTTTAG
- a CDS encoding aromatic-ring-hydroxylating dioxygenase subunit beta: MNIQELFYHIYNFEITEAELLDAEDYNRWLMLLDDDYEYYIIEGETRQGKKLDFSNRKLLFYADKSKWKLFIDRLLSSYGWSYQYAQTKTRRIVGNIRILERKENNVVYVTSNILVLRFNAEDIKEYPTLISGKREDTLRIYGDNEVKIVKRIVYLDSTSYPSYNLYFPL; the protein is encoded by the coding sequence ATGAACATTCAAGAACTCTTTTATCATATTTATAATTTCGAGATTACAGAGGCGGAGTTGCTAGATGCAGAAGATTACAATAGGTGGTTAATGCTATTAGACGACGATTACGAATATTATATTATAGAGGGTGAAACTAGACAAGGGAAGAAATTAGATTTCAGCAATAGGAAACTTCTTTTCTACGCTGACAAAAGTAAATGGAAATTGTTTATTGATAGGTTACTTTCAAGTTATGGATGGAGTTATCAATATGCACAAACAAAAACAAGGAGAATAGTTGGGAATATAAGGATACTAGAGCGTAAAGAAAATAACGTAGTTTACGTGACAAGTAATATCTTAGTCTTAAGGTTTAACGCCGAAGATATAAAAGAATACCCTACTTTAATCTCTGGTAAGAGAGAAGATACGCTTAGGATCTATGGCGATAATGAGGTTAAGATTGTGAAAAGGATAGTGTATTTAGACTCAACCAGTTATCCGTCATATAATCTCTACTTTCCCCTATAG
- a CDS encoding aromatic ring-hydroxylating oxygenase subunit alpha: MSIYEMLKKIRDSFTAQQYEIPLKVINDYQIYELELENIFSRSWIFLGFEEEIPNEGDYMVRYIGPDPFIVIRGEDGKIRAFFNSCRHRGTMICTSEYGNAKIFTCPYHGWSYNNKGKLIGVPLRERIYKNLDLEKWGLIEIKVQQYENLIFGSENPKISLNEYLGEAKYYLDIIFKLTGRMRPINTPFKFTADFNWKIGAENFSEDRLHTVVTHKTVAEFGFASPVSRFGYITPGLNEVSIADLKDVEGKVIGAFGFRFTPGEHIPGYFGFKINISFNDRRETLLKKISHTVFTIFPNLSGFIAADSSDGSRKDRAPVSLLRVWQPLGPDKTLIQTWVIVPKDTPDEIAKRVYEITVSHFGPSGAAEQDDTSIWRGITQVSRGYFAKMNITNLKAEPDLQPLEGWEGPGIVRPTQFHEECQRTFWKRWIMEMLGEEK, from the coding sequence ATGAGCATATATGAGATGTTAAAGAAGATAAGGGACTCCTTCACAGCTCAACAATATGAAATCCCATTAAAAGTAATTAACGATTATCAAATATATGAGCTCGAGCTAGAGAATATCTTCTCAAGAAGTTGGATATTTCTAGGATTTGAAGAAGAGATACCAAATGAAGGAGATTACATGGTGAGATATATTGGTCCAGATCCATTTATCGTAATTAGGGGAGAGGATGGTAAAATAAGGGCATTCTTCAATAGCTGTAGACACAGAGGAACAATGATCTGCACTAGTGAATACGGAAACGCGAAGATATTCACTTGTCCGTATCACGGTTGGTCATATAATAACAAGGGAAAACTAATAGGTGTTCCTCTACGTGAGAGGATCTACAAGAATCTAGACCTAGAAAAATGGGGTTTAATTGAAATAAAAGTGCAACAATATGAAAACCTAATATTTGGGAGTGAAAATCCAAAGATAAGCTTAAACGAGTATTTAGGGGAAGCGAAGTACTATTTAGATATAATATTTAAACTAACTGGTAGAATGAGACCGATAAACACTCCATTCAAGTTCACAGCTGACTTCAACTGGAAAATTGGAGCAGAGAATTTTTCTGAAGATAGACTACATACAGTAGTCACACATAAAACAGTAGCAGAATTCGGATTCGCAAGTCCAGTATCTAGATTCGGTTACATTACACCCGGTTTAAACGAGGTCTCTATTGCAGATCTTAAGGATGTAGAGGGGAAGGTTATAGGAGCATTTGGGTTTAGATTTACTCCTGGTGAGCATATTCCAGGTTATTTCGGGTTTAAGATAAATATTTCATTCAATGATCGTAGGGAGACACTATTAAAGAAAATATCTCACACAGTATTTACAATTTTTCCTAACTTATCCGGCTTCATTGCAGCAGACTCTTCAGATGGATCGAGAAAAGACAGAGCACCAGTATCTCTTTTAAGGGTATGGCAACCATTAGGACCGGATAAGACACTCATTCAAACTTGGGTTATAGTTCCCAAAGATACACCGGATGAAATAGCTAAAAGGGTTTACGAAATAACGGTATCACATTTCGGTCCAAGTGGCGCTGCAGAGCAAGATGATACAAGTATATGGCGTGGTATAACTCAAGTTTCAAGGGGATATTTTGCTAAAATGAATATCACCAATCTTAAGGCTGAGCCTGATCTACAACCATTAGAAGGGTGGGAAGGGCCGGGAATAGTAAGGCCGACACAATTCCATGAAGAATGTCAAAGAACCTTTTGGAAAAGATGGATAATGGAGATGTTGGGGGAGGAAAAATGA
- a CDS encoding UbiD family decarboxylase, with the protein MEIRRFIEEVEKLNLLREVRGAHWNLEIGAITDLNAKRKKYTLLFDEIVDYPKGFRVLTGTLLDSKRVGLALGFSSNLNDIQLVTKLRERLNYASREYKSYDPIEVSDSPFLENVDKEENVNLFKFPAPKWHELDGGRYIGTADAVITKDPDSDWINVGAYRVMLVDRNKLAIFIEASHHGRLHIEKYLKQGRKAPIAISFGPPLSLFIFAGMEVPYGVSEYNFAGAVVGERVKVFRGEVTGLPIPAESEIAVEGYITGEVTDEGPFGEFMGYYAGGKMKSPLIEIKRVYYRQDPILLGTAPSIPPYDYSYLRCPIRSAMIWDFLERAGVPNVKGVWAHEVGFSRAFIVISIKQTFAGHATMVGHLIATSPLASYGGRYIIIVDEDIDPSDLNQVIWAICTRSDPSITIDVIKNVNSTPLDPMAERKENVKEYVSSRAIIYAVKPFDKLIRNQFPVEVKPNEELVEKVTKKFSHVFSP; encoded by the coding sequence ATGGAAATAAGAAGATTCATTGAAGAAGTCGAAAAGTTAAACCTCTTAAGAGAGGTGAGGGGAGCTCACTGGAATTTAGAGATAGGCGCAATAACCGACCTTAACGCAAAAAGGAAGAAATATACTTTACTGTTTGACGAGATCGTAGATTACCCTAAGGGATTTAGAGTGCTAACGGGGACCCTCCTAGATTCTAAGAGAGTTGGCTTAGCCTTAGGTTTTTCCTCTAATTTAAATGACATCCAACTTGTTACGAAATTAAGGGAGAGATTAAACTACGCGAGTAGAGAGTATAAGAGTTACGATCCCATAGAAGTCTCAGATAGCCCTTTTTTAGAGAACGTAGATAAAGAGGAAAACGTAAATTTATTCAAGTTTCCAGCACCCAAATGGCACGAATTAGATGGAGGAAGATATATTGGTACTGCAGATGCTGTGATAACTAAGGATCCGGACTCGGATTGGATTAATGTAGGAGCTTACAGGGTAATGTTAGTTGATAGGAACAAATTAGCAATCTTTATAGAAGCTAGTCATCACGGGCGATTGCACATCGAGAAATATCTTAAACAGGGAAGAAAAGCACCAATAGCGATTTCCTTTGGCCCTCCACTATCGCTCTTCATCTTTGCGGGGATGGAAGTTCCTTATGGAGTATCAGAATATAATTTCGCTGGAGCAGTGGTGGGAGAAAGGGTGAAAGTATTTAGGGGTGAAGTTACTGGATTACCAATACCTGCGGAAAGTGAAATAGCTGTTGAAGGTTATATAACCGGAGAAGTAACTGATGAAGGACCTTTCGGTGAATTCATGGGATATTACGCTGGAGGTAAAATGAAGAGTCCGCTTATAGAAATCAAAAGGGTATATTATAGGCAAGATCCAATCCTTCTAGGCACAGCCCCCAGTATACCACCCTATGATTATTCATATCTTAGATGTCCAATTAGATCCGCGATGATCTGGGATTTCCTAGAAAGAGCTGGAGTTCCAAACGTAAAGGGAGTTTGGGCACATGAAGTAGGGTTCTCTAGGGCATTTATAGTTATATCAATTAAGCAAACTTTTGCAGGACACGCAACTATGGTAGGGCATTTAATTGCAACATCTCCTTTAGCGTCCTATGGTGGGAGATACATAATTATCGTAGATGAAGATATAGATCCTTCAGATTTAAATCAAGTAATATGGGCAATATGTACTAGGTCAGACCCATCTATAACCATAGATGTTATTAAGAACGTTAATAGCACGCCCCTAGATCCAATGGCTGAAAGAAAAGAGAACGTAAAGGAATACGTCTCCTCTAGAGCAATTATCTATGCAGTAAAGCCCTTTGACAAGCTAATAAGAAATCAGTTTCCAGTTGAGGTTAAACCTAATGAGGAATTGGTAGAAAAAGTCACAAAAAAGTTTAGCCACGTATTTTCACCTTAA
- a CDS encoding NAD(P)-dependent alcohol dehydrogenase produces the protein MKAMRIVEFGKPLELTDIYEIPRPKSNQVLVRVQAAGVCHTDVSVRSGIIYKRINVNPPKLPLIPGHEIAGIVEEIGDEVVGLAKGDKVIINPWQGEGNCFYCKIGEDQYCDSPTWLGITTDGGFQEYVLSTHNYVYKIKNLLPYEAAPLACAGITAYRASKLAKLNPSSYVAIIGAGGGLGSMGVQIIRALYGSTIIAIDINEEGLELASKLGADYTLNGGKEVYQEVLKITNGRGVDAIIDFVGSENTIKSYYTFLAKLGRYIKVGTFGGGLPNEAGLKLHSMGWQFIGTLTGNRKEFLEVVSLAENGRIKPVVTKLRLEKANEALDNLEKNKVTGRQVLIP, from the coding sequence ATGAAAGCGATGAGAATTGTAGAGTTTGGGAAACCATTAGAGCTAACAGATATCTATGAGATTCCTAGGCCTAAATCAAATCAAGTATTGGTAAGAGTACAAGCAGCTGGAGTGTGCCACACAGACGTTTCAGTGAGAAGTGGAATAATTTATAAGAGGATTAATGTAAATCCACCAAAACTCCCTCTTATACCTGGGCATGAAATAGCTGGAATTGTAGAGGAAATAGGAGATGAAGTTGTTGGATTAGCTAAAGGTGATAAAGTTATTATAAACCCTTGGCAAGGTGAGGGAAATTGTTTCTACTGCAAAATAGGAGAAGACCAATACTGCGACTCACCTACGTGGTTAGGTATTACGACAGATGGTGGTTTTCAAGAATACGTACTTTCAACTCACAATTACGTGTATAAAATAAAAAATCTCTTACCATATGAAGCAGCACCATTAGCTTGTGCTGGAATTACAGCATATAGGGCGAGTAAACTAGCTAAGTTAAATCCATCTAGTTACGTAGCGATAATTGGAGCTGGGGGAGGATTAGGAAGTATGGGAGTGCAAATAATTAGAGCACTTTATGGTTCCACAATTATAGCTATAGATATCAACGAAGAGGGACTAGAATTAGCCTCAAAACTCGGAGCTGACTACACTTTAAACGGTGGAAAAGAAGTATACCAAGAAGTGCTTAAAATAACAAATGGAAGAGGTGTAGATGCCATAATAGATTTCGTGGGTTCAGAAAACACGATTAAAAGTTACTATACATTTTTAGCTAAATTGGGGAGGTACATCAAAGTGGGAACATTTGGTGGGGGTTTACCCAATGAGGCCGGATTAAAATTACATTCAATGGGATGGCAATTCATAGGTACACTAACCGGAAACAGAAAGGAATTTTTGGAAGTCGTAAGTCTTGCCGAAAACGGGAGAATAAAACCAGTTGTCACTAAACTAAGGCTAGAGAAAGCTAATGAAGCATTGGATAATCTTGAAAAAAATAAGGTAACTGGAAGACAAGTATTAATACCTTGA